One genomic window of Cellulophaga sp. Hel_I_12 includes the following:
- a CDS encoding DUF4138 domain-containing protein, translating into MVFCINHMMAQQPLDTIYANDYKNVAIFFPEPIRQGITGSDNFVFTYNREKEQYFGLLQAKPGKESNLLVVNRNGSVFSYIVRYKAQLSTLNYFIPLSNSIGNEKPIVTDSTQAETSEKSIDNRSYYYQKFCSYLLNRNQRIGRIKKRNDGIILSIENIVFDKEELYFVIQIENNSTMDYDLNFLNLSIETRQKGEKKSLQSLYQEPIYKHHLPSKIAEGEMTKFVYVLPKFSLSSDHRVLLELNEEVGERNVELKISHAYINNPN; encoded by the coding sequence ATGGTTTTTTGTATAAACCATATGATGGCACAACAGCCACTCGATACCATTTATGCTAACGACTACAAAAACGTAGCTATATTTTTTCCAGAACCCATACGACAAGGTATCACCGGTTCAGATAATTTTGTCTTTACCTATAACCGTGAAAAAGAACAATATTTCGGGCTGCTTCAAGCGAAGCCAGGAAAAGAAAGTAATCTTTTGGTGGTGAATAGAAATGGATCGGTTTTTTCATATATCGTACGATATAAAGCACAACTTTCAACGCTCAATTATTTTATCCCGTTATCAAATAGTATTGGGAATGAAAAACCAATCGTAACCGATTCTACTCAGGCTGAAACTTCTGAAAAAAGTATAGATAACAGATCATATTATTATCAAAAATTCTGCTCGTATCTTCTTAACAGAAACCAGCGTATAGGCCGAATCAAGAAGCGAAATGATGGTATCATTTTAAGTATTGAAAATATTGTTTTTGATAAAGAAGAGCTCTATTTCGTTATTCAGATTGAGAATAATTCTACGATGGATTACGATTTGAATTTCTTGAACCTTTCAATCGAGACTCGACAAAAAGGGGAAAAGAAATCTTTACAGAGTTTGTATCAAGAACCAATTTACAAACACCATCTACCATCAAAAATTGCTGAGGGTGAGATGACAAAATTCGTTTACGTGTTGCCTAAATTTTCATTGTCCAGTGACCACAGGGTACTTTTAGAATTGAATGAGGAAGTTGGCGAACGCAATGTTGAATTAAAAATATCGCATGCATACATTAATAACCCAAATTAG